From one Triticum urartu cultivar G1812 chromosome 3, Tu2.1, whole genome shotgun sequence genomic stretch:
- the LOC125547734 gene encoding putative glycine-rich cell wall structural protein 1, protein MSWTKLISLSLVVLFSVGLASAGRVSRYSSSQGTGTGGGEGGGAVNGGGGGSGNGQGAAQSGSGGTHASAGGGGSGGGWSGYNGTGYGAGSGSGSSSGQMSQGSSNYGGDGGSTSAGGSGGGGGGGEAAADDDDCPADSAGFGTGGGTGSGSSEANNDGDASYTNANASGNGGGEGGGKNGGTGGGTGGGSGYGDANP, encoded by the coding sequence ATGTCTTGGACTAAGCTTATATCGCTTAGCCTGGTTGTCCTGTTTAGCGTTGGATTAGCCAGCGCTGGTAGGGTATCTAGATACTCTAGTTCCCAGGGAACAGGCACTGGAGGCGGAGAGGGTGGAGGAGCGGtgaacggcggcggcggaggaagcgGGAATGGCCAGGGAGCTGCTCAGAGTGGAAGCGGAGGAACCCATGCAAGTGCTGGAGGCGGCGGAAGCGGGGGTGGTTGGTCAGGGTATAATGGTACTGGGTATGGCGCTGGGTCCGGCAGCGGCTCAAGCTCTGGCCAGATGAGCCAAGGATCATCAAATTATGGTGGTGATGGTGGGAGTACAAGCGCAGGTGGttccggtggcggcggcggtggtggagaggccgccgccgacgacgacgACTGCCCGGCTGACTCCGCTGGCTTTGGGACAGGTGGCGGCACCGGATCTGGATCCAGCGAGGCGAATAATGACGGTGATGCCTCCTATACAAATGCAAATGCTTCCGGTAATGGTGGCGGCGAGGGCGGTGGTAAAAATGGTGGAACCGGCGGTGGCACAGGCGGTGGAAGCGGTTACGGTGACGCAAACCCATGA